GTCACGATCGGAGCCGTCACGCTCGTCGAAACTGCGCTCGTCGCGCTGGTAGCGTTCCTGCATCTGCGCCTGCGCGGCAGCAATGATGCGGTTGTAGTGTTCCGCGTGCTGGAGATAGTTTTCAGCTATCACTCGGTCGCCGGAGCTCTGTGCATCACGGGCCAGGTTTCCATATTTTTCGGCGATATGCTGCGCGGTTCCACGGATCTTTACATCCGGACCGGAGCTGTCATAGGTGCGCGTCAGCGGGTTCTGGCCTTTGCGGTTATGGTTGTTATTGCCACCACCGCCGCCGCCGCCATTGTTGCTGCTGCTGTTATTGTTGTTACGCCCACGGCCGCGCTTGTTTTGCTGTCCTGGCCTCATCGTATTGTTCACCCGAATTCTCTTGGTAAGTGATGATCTTGTGGCTTCGTGGCTCGATCGGGTTATTCCGGATCAAGCAAGCACGCGCCGCGAACCAACCGCTTCATGGCGGTGACGTCGCTGGTTAAGTCAAAATAACAGGTACCCGCACAAGGCACTGTCGAACCCTAGCAACTCTTTTTTTGAGAGTAATCCCTGCGGCTCGGTCAAACCGGAACGAATTTCGGTCGGTGACCTTCTGCCCAGTGCGTATCCGCAACCTAGCTGGCTTCCCTGCTGATTCCAAGCCTTTTCTTTGCAACTGCGAACGGAACAACCCCTCTTTTGGCAATTTTTTGCGGCTGTGTTGCATCACTGAGCGGCAAAAACGATTGCCCGGTCGTTTCCGCCGAGATCCTTTATCCGCTCCAGAACCACGAAGCCCTGTTTTTCGAAAACGGCCCCCACGGTTGCAAGCTGGTCATAGCCGATTTCGACGCCGACGATCCCGTCCGGATTCAGGTGGCTCAAGGCCTTGGCGGCAATCGCACGGTAGGCATCCAGCCCGTCCGCCCCGCCATCAAGTGCTATTGCCGGATCGTGATCACGCACTTCCGGCGCAAGCGATAGAACAACGTCGCTGCGAATATAAGGCGGGTTGGAAACAATGATATCGAAGCGTCCATCGACATCGTCGAACCAGTCGCTCACCACGGCCCTAAACCGTGGACCCAGACCATTCGAATCGGCGTTGCCCTGCGCCGTTTCAAGAGCGGCAGCGGAAATATCGGTGCCAACGCCGGTGGCGCCCTCGACAGCGCTGAGAAGACCAAGACAGATCGCCCCGGTTCCGGTGCCAAGATCGATGACCCGGCATTCGCCCTTTTCCGCCAGTATCCGGCGGGCAAACGGCACAAGCCCCTCAACGATCATTTCGGAATCCGGCCGCGGCTCCAGCGTCGCTGCCGACATCCTGAGGGTCAGCCCGTAAAACTCGCGCTGGCCGAGAATGCGGTAGACCGGCTCATGCGCCGCTCGTCGCTCGATCGCGGCGCGCACTCCCTGAGCGTCTTCAGGCGAAACCACCGCATCGCCGCGCAGCATCAGATCGGTCGCTGAAAGTTCGAGCAGACCCGAAACCAGCACCCGTGCATCCAGCGCCGCTTCGCCGATATGAGCCTCCAAGAAGCGTTTCTTCGCCTCAGCCAGCAGGCTGTCGCGCGTGTCGCTCATCCCTTGATCTCGCCCAGCTGCGCCAGTTGATCGGCCTGGTAGTCGGCCAGCAGCGCATCCACCACCTCGTCGATCTCGCCCATCATCATCCGGTCGATCTTGTAGAGCGTCAGGTTGATGCGATGGTCGGTCACCCGACCCTGCGGGAAATTATAGGTGCGGATGCGTTCCGAACGATCTCCCGAACCCACTTGGCTCTTGCGTGATGCCGAACGTTCTCTGTCGGCTTTCTGGCGCTCCATGTCATAAAGCCGCGAGCGCAGAACCTGCATCGCCTTGGCGCGGTTCTGGTGCTGCGATTTCTCGGAGCTGGTAACGACGATGCCGGTCGGCAGATGGGTGATGCGCACCGCCGAGTCCGTCGTGTTGACGTGCTGGCCGCCAGCGCCAGAAGAGCGCATCGTATCGATGCGGATATCCTCGTTGCGAACCTCGATGTCGATATCCTCGGCCTCGGGCAGCACGGCAACCGTCGCCGCAGACGTATGGATACGTCCCTGTGTTTCCGTATCCGGCACACGCTGCACCCGGTGAACCCCGGATTCGAACTTCAGCTTGGAAAACACGCCCCGCCCGGTGACGTTGGCAATGATTTCCTTGAACCCGCCGGCATCGCCTTCGCTGGCGGAGAGCACTTCCACCTTCCAGCCCTTGTCGGCGGCATAGCGCTCATACATGCGAAACAGATCACCTGCGAAAAGCGCCGCTTCCGAGCCACCGGTGCCGGCGCGGATTTCCAGGATCGCGCTCTTCTCGTCGGCAGCATCCTTCGGCAGGAGCAGGATTTGCATATCCTTTTCCAGCGCCTCGATCCGCTCCTGGATTTCCGGCTTCTCCATGTCCGCTAGATCGCGCATCTCGCGATCGGTCGATTTGTCGGCAAGCAGCGCCTCGACATCGGCAAGCTCGCTCTGCGCCTTCTCATAGGCCCGGATCTTGGTCACGACCGGCTGAAGCTCGGAATATTCGGAAGCAAGCTTCACATAGACATCCGCCGCCGGCCCTTCGGCCATGCGCGCTTCGATCTCCGCAAAACGCCGCTCCAGCTCGCGCATTTTTTCGACAGGAAGGGTAGCCAACGGAAACTCCGAAAATGGGCAATGCAAAGTCGTGCCCGGCTATACGCCAGGCAGAACACGATGCAAGCATATTTATCTAGGGTCAGATGGGGTATTCGGCTTGAGCCCATCTTCGAGGATTTTGGATAGGAGGTGCTGCGCTTCGTGCTGATGATAAACGTAGTCTGTTCTCTAACAGCCACAAACATCAGAAGGGAAGCGCAGCATGAAGTATTATGCGGGTTTGGACGTCTCTCTCAAAGAGACCTCTATATGCATCTTGGATGAAGCGGGCGCGGTGCTCCGAGAGCTAAAAGTCCCAAGCCATCCGGAAGATTTGATACGAATATTGGGTGATCCTGCTTTGCAGTTCGTTCGGATTGGCCTCGAAGCGGGACCATTGTCACAGTGGCTGTTTAGCGGGATGGTGGAAGCTGGGCTGCCTACCATTTGTATAGAGACCCGCCACACCAAGGCCTTTCTCAAGGCCCAGATCAACAAGACGGATCGTAACGATGCGCGCGGTATCGCGCAGATGATGCGGGTCAATTTGTTTCGTCCCGTTCACGTGAAGACCCTGACCAGCCAGAAGCGACGGGCGTTGCTGACGGCCCGCAAGCTGGTGCAGGAAAAGGCTATTGCTATCGAGAATGACATTAGGGGGATGCTGCGCAATTTTGGGCTCAAGGTCGGCGTCGTCAGCGCCGCCGGCTTCGAGGTACGTATCCGCGAGCTGATCGAAGACATGCCGGACCTGGCCAGCATCATGGAGCCACTGCTGACCGTTCGGAAAAAGCTGCGTGAGACGTTCATAACCTTGCATCGTCAGTTGCTGGCGGTTGTTCGGGACGACACCGCTTGCCAACGGCTGATGACGATTCCCGGTGTCGGTCCAGTGGTCGCGCTGGCCTACACCAGCACCATCGATGTTCCGGCCCGCTTCAGGAACTCCAAGGCCGTCGGTCCCGCGCTGGGATTGACGCCTCGCCTCCATCAATCGGGCGAAAGCGATCGTGTCGGGCGCATCTCGCGCTGCGGTGACGCTATGATGAGAACGCTGCTCTATGAAGCCGCGCAATCGCTGCTGACACGGGTGCAGAAATGGTCGTGGCTGAAAGCCTGGGCGATGAATATCGCCAAACGCCGAGGCTTGCAGAGAGCCGTCGTCGCCTTGGCGCGAAGACTGTCAGTGATCATGCATCGGATGTGGAGTGATGGCTCGGAGTTCCGTTGGACGAAGGAGATGGCGACGGCAACCTAAGTATTCTGCCCCAAAGGGGTAACCAAGTTCCGCCTGCTGGGCGGCGAAACGTCCTTCGCGGGACGATGGATAAGACGAGTTCGCAATGAGTCCAGTACCGATCCACATAACAGGATCAGGACGTGGGTCAGATTGTTCCGCCTTATCCTTCTGATCCCATCATGGGAGAGCCAAAGTGCTCATCCCGGAGAGAAGCGAGACCCGCGAAAGACTTTTCCACTGGCAATATCGGAAAGTTCGAAAGCGCTTGACGTCGACACGCCGAATAGAGAAGGACTCGTTAAATCAGAGCCAGAAGATAACGGCTGCGGCGATGCATATGCTTGAGAAGAATGTGTGTGCGCAGCGGTCGTATCTGGTGTGAATTCGCCGCCAGTCCTTGAGCCTGCCAAACATGTTTTCAATCTTGTGGTGCTTTTTGTAGAGCACCGGATCATGAGGGATCGCTACCTTGCGGTTTGCCCTCGAAGGAATACAGGCAATGATTTTGCGCTCCGCCAAGGCATCTCGGAACCAGTCGGCATCATAGCCCTTGTCGGCGAGCAACGTCTTGGCTTTAGGAAAGGCCTCGATCATGCGAGCGGCACCTTTGTAATCGCTCATCTGGCCCTCGCTCAACAGCAGGATCAGGGGTCGGCCGTGACCATCGCAAACCGCGTGCAGTTTGGAGTTCAGGCCACCTTTGGTGCGTCCGATACGTCTGGGAACATCCCCTTTTTTAGCAGGCTGGCTGCAGTGCGATGTGCTTTCAGATGGGTGGCGTCGATCATCAACTGCTCCGGCTTGCCGCGTTTGGCCGTCAGTTCGGCCAAAATCCGGTTGAACACACCGAGCCTGCTCCAGCGGATGAAGCGATTATAGATCGTCTTGTGTGGCCCGTATTCCCTGGGCGCGTCGCGCCACCGCAACCCATTGCGCAAGACAAAGATAATGCCGCTCAAAATCAACCGGTCATCGACACGTGGCACCCCGTGCGACAGCGGGAAATAGGGCTCGATCCGGCGCATCTGCGCCTCCGACAAAAGCATCAAGTCACTCATCAAAGCATCTCCCTTCGATCCCAGTGAATCAAACAGTGGAAGACACAGCAAGTAATTTAATAGGTCCTGAGCCTAGAGTTTGTCAGGGAAAAGTGGGAACCGGTTTTCCCGAAAAGACAAACGGAAACACAAGAATCTAGAGGATGTCTGGTTCAATCTGAACCAGACATCCTCTAAACGGGAATGCCGTGCTCGGCAGCGAACGCTGTCAGCAACTCCCGCACCGGCTGCTGTGACTTGGTATCATCCAGCGCGACATTTAGCATTTCGCCAAGCTTGTCCGCATCAAGCGCAAGCAGCATGGCCTTGACCGGCCCGACTGCCGTCGGCGACATCGAGACAGAGCGGAAGCCGATGCCGAGCAAGGCCATGGCCGGCAAGGGCTTGCTCGCCATTTCCCCGCAGAGCGTAACGCTCGTCCCGCTGCGATCCCCAGCCCGGACGATATCACGCAACATCCGTAGGAACGGCCGCCCGAGAACGTCGAAACGATCGGACACGCGCGCATTGCCGCGATCCACAGCCATCGTAAACTGGAACAGGTCGTTCGATCCCACGGACACGAAATCGACTTCGCTCATCAGCTCATCAAGTTGCCAGAGCAACGCGGGTACTTCCAGCATGGCGCCGAACTGCAGCTTGCGCGGCAGCTGCTCGCCGGATTTCGACTGTCGCTGGATTTCCTTCTGCAGCAACCCGCGCACCTGCCGCAGCTCCGAAACCTCGGTCACCATCGGCAGCATCAGCTTCAGCTCCTCGCCGGCCGAAGCACGCAGCATGGCACGCAGCTGGGTGCGCAGCAGGCCTGGACGGTCCAGTGAAAGGCGGATAGCCCGCCACCCGAGCGCCGGGTTTTCTTCCTCGGCCGCACGGAAATAGGGCACCACCTTGTCGCCGCCGATATCGAGCGTGCGGAAAGTCACCGGCTTGCCGGCCGCCTGCTTCATTACATTACGATAGAAGGCTTCCTGCTCTTCCATCTTCGGCATGGTCGAGGCGATCATGAACTGCAGCTCGGTACGGAAAAGGCCAATGCCTTCGGCACCCGATTCCGCCAGCTGCGGCAGATCGACGAGCAGGCCGGCATTCATCTGCAGCCTGATGCGCTTGCCGTCCTTGGTCACCGGCTCGACATCGCGCAGCGCCCGGAACTGTTCCTGACGGCGGGCACGCAGCCGTACCTTTTCCTCATAGGCCCGCTGCAGATCGGCCATCGGCCGCAGATGCACCTTGGCGTCGTCGCCATCTATGATGATCGCATCGCGATTTTCCGCCAGCGCCACGACACCGGCAGCCTGCCCCACGACGGGAATACCCATGGCGCGTGCAACGATCACGACGTGGCTGGTGACGGCGCCCTCTTCCAGCACCAGGCCGCGAACATTCTCGCGCGGATAATCGAGCAGTTCGGCCGCACCCATGGCGCGCGCCACGACGATTGCATCAGCCGGAAAATCCGTTGCCGACAGTTTCGCGCCATAGCCCGTCAGTTGCCGCAGCAGCCGGTTCGCCAGATCGTCGAAATCATGCATTCGTTCGCGCAAATACGGGTCCGTAAGTCGGATCATCCGCGCCTTGGTCTCGCTCTGCACCCGCTCGACCGCCGCTTCTGCCGTCAGGCCGTTGCGGATCGCCTCTTCAAGCTTCCTCACCCAGCCGCGATCGTGGGCAAACATCCGGTAGGCTTCGAGAACCGCGCGGTGCTCGCCTTCCATGGAAACGTCACGCCGCGACAGCATGTCGTCAATGGAAATGCGCAGCGACCCGAGCGCTTCTGCAAGCCGCCCCAGTTCGTGTTCGGTATCGTCGTTCAGCAGATTGGTCACGACAATGCGCGGTTCGTGTAGCACGACGTAACCGAGCCCGACGCCTTCGCCAAAGCTCGAGCCCTCGATCGTCACGGGCCGGGAAAGATCGAGTTCGAGGCCGGGCCGCGTGATCTTCTTCAGCTCGCCGGTCGCCACCATTTCGGCGAGAACCATCGCCGTGGTTTCCATCGCCTCGACCTCGTCGTCGCGATAGGTGCGGCTCGCCTTGTTCTGCACAACGAGAACGCCGAGCGAACGGCCGGTGCGCAGGATCGGTACGCCGAGGAAGGAGTGATAGATCTCTTCGCCGGTCTCCGGCAGATAGGTGAAGGCAGGGTGCGACTGCGCGTCGGAAAGGTTGAGCGGCCGCGCGGAGGCGGCGATCGTGCCGACGAGGCCCTGCCCCATCTGCAGCTGCGCCAGATGCACGGCGTCCTTGTTCAGGCCTTCGGTTGCATAAAGCTCAAGAACACCATCGGAGCGCAACACATAAACGGAGCACACTTCCGCGACCATGTTCTGCGCAATCTGGCGAACGATCTGGTCAAGGCGCTCCTGCGGCTCGAGCGGCTCCGCCATCAGTTCGCGTAGCCGCTTGAGAAGAACGCGTGGACCCGCAGAGAGGTCTCTCATCGCGCAACGTCTCCCGAATAATAGTCATCGAATGTCAGTCACGGGGCAACGGCGACAAGGCTCGCCGCTGCCGTTCGCAATCGCTCCGATCAACTCTTATCGAGACCGTAGACAGAATGCAAAGTGCGAACCGCCAATTCGGCGTAAGGACCGTCGATCAGGATCGAAATCTTGATTTCCGAAGTGGTGATCGCCTTGATGTTGATGCCTTTTTCGGCAAGTGCCCGGAAAGCGGACGCAGCCACGCCGGCATGGCTGCGCATGCCGATACCGATGACCGAAACCTTCACCAGGCCCGATTCGTTCTGGATGACGTCGAAACCGATCTTGTCCCTGGCATCGGACAGCACCTTCAGCGCCTTGTCGACGTCGGTCGAGGGCACGGT
This genomic stretch from Pararhizobium capsulatum DSM 1112 harbors:
- the prmC gene encoding peptide chain release factor N(5)-glutamine methyltransferase; this translates as MSDTRDSLLAEAKKRFLEAHIGEAALDARVLVSGLLELSATDLMLRGDAVVSPEDAQGVRAAIERRAAHEPVYRILGQREFYGLTLRMSAATLEPRPDSEMIVEGLVPFARRILAEKGECRVIDLGTGTGAICLGLLSAVEGATGVGTDISAAALETAQGNADSNGLGPRFRAVVSDWFDDVDGRFDIIVSNPPYIRSDVVLSLAPEVRDHDPAIALDGGADGLDAYRAIAAKALSHLNPDGIVGVEIGYDQLATVGAVFEKQGFVVLERIKDLGGNDRAIVFAAQ
- the prfA gene encoding peptide chain release factor 1 produces the protein MATLPVEKMRELERRFAEIEARMAEGPAADVYVKLASEYSELQPVVTKIRAYEKAQSELADVEALLADKSTDREMRDLADMEKPEIQERIEALEKDMQILLLPKDAADEKSAILEIRAGTGGSEAALFAGDLFRMYERYAADKGWKVEVLSASEGDAGGFKEIIANVTGRGVFSKLKFESGVHRVQRVPDTETQGRIHTSAATVAVLPEAEDIDIEVRNEDIRIDTMRSSGAGGQHVNTTDSAVRITHLPTGIVVTSSEKSQHQNRAKAMQVLRSRLYDMERQKADRERSASRKSQVGSGDRSERIRTYNFPQGRVTDHRINLTLYKIDRMMMGEIDEVVDALLADYQADQLAQLGEIKG
- a CDS encoding IS110 family transposase encodes the protein MKYYAGLDVSLKETSICILDEAGAVLRELKVPSHPEDLIRILGDPALQFVRIGLEAGPLSQWLFSGMVEAGLPTICIETRHTKAFLKAQINKTDRNDARGIAQMMRVNLFRPVHVKTLTSQKRRALLTARKLVQEKAIAIENDIRGMLRNFGLKVGVVSAAGFEVRIRELIEDMPDLASIMEPLLTVRKKLRETFITLHRQLLAVVRDDTACQRLMTIPGVGPVVALAYTSTIDVPARFRNSKAVGPALGLTPRLHQSGESDRVGRISRCGDAMMRTLLYEAAQSLLTRVQKWSWLKAWAMNIAKRRGLQRAVVALARRLSVIMHRMWSDGSEFRWTKEMATAT
- a CDS encoding IS5 family transposase (programmed frameshift), whose product is MSDLMLLSEAQMRRIEPYFPLSHGVPRVDDRLILSGIIFVLRNGLRWRDAPREYGPHKTIYNRFIRWSRLGVFNRILAELTAKRGKPEQLMIDATHLKAHRTAASLLKKGMFPRRIGRTKGGLNSKLHAVCDGHGRPLILLLSEGQMSDYKGAARMIEAFPKAKTLLADKGYDADWFRDALAERKIIACIPSRANRKVAIPHDPVLYKKHHKIENMFGRLKDWRRIHTRYDRCAHTFFSSICIAAAVIFWL
- the ptsP gene encoding phosphoenolpyruvate--protein phosphotransferase; its protein translation is MRDLSAGPRVLLKRLRELMAEPLEPQERLDQIVRQIAQNMVAEVCSVYVLRSDGVLELYATEGLNKDAVHLAQLQMGQGLVGTIAASARPLNLSDAQSHPAFTYLPETGEEIYHSFLGVPILRTGRSLGVLVVQNKASRTYRDDEVEAMETTAMVLAEMVATGELKKITRPGLELDLSRPVTIEGSSFGEGVGLGYVVLHEPRIVVTNLLNDDTEHELGRLAEALGSLRISIDDMLSRRDVSMEGEHRAVLEAYRMFAHDRGWVRKLEEAIRNGLTAEAAVERVQSETKARMIRLTDPYLRERMHDFDDLANRLLRQLTGYGAKLSATDFPADAIVVARAMGAAELLDYPRENVRGLVLEEGAVTSHVVIVARAMGIPVVGQAAGVVALAENRDAIIIDGDDAKVHLRPMADLQRAYEEKVRLRARRQEQFRALRDVEPVTKDGKRIRLQMNAGLLVDLPQLAESGAEGIGLFRTELQFMIASTMPKMEEQEAFYRNVMKQAAGKPVTFRTLDIGGDKVVPYFRAAEEENPALGWRAIRLSLDRPGLLRTQLRAMLRASAGEELKLMLPMVTEVSELRQVRGLLQKEIQRQSKSGEQLPRKLQFGAMLEVPALLWQLDELMSEVDFVSVGSNDLFQFTMAVDRGNARVSDRFDVLGRPFLRMLRDIVRAGDRSGTSVTLCGEMASKPLPAMALLGIGFRSVSMSPTAVGPVKAMLLALDADKLGEMLNVALDDTKSQQPVRELLTAFAAEHGIPV